The following coding sequences lie in one Bacteroidales bacterium genomic window:
- a CDS encoding phospho-sugar mutase, giving the protein MSIDPKILERAEKWLHGNIDEESKNAIRHMIDNDPNELAESFYCDLEFGTGGLRGIMGVGTNRMNKYTVGMATQGLANYLKQVYTSGEEIRVAIAHDCRNNSSYFARIASEVLSANGILVFLFEELRPTPELSFAVRYLHCHSGIVITASHNPKEYNGYKVYWNDGAQLVPPHDKNVITEAQKISSFEQVNFNGDNLKINIIGELIDTAYLETMAKYTLAPEVIARHRDLKIVFTPIHGTGITLVPKGLKQFGFDNVHIVEAQATPNGDFPTVKSPNPEETAAMEMALAMAKEIQADLILATDPDADRIGVGVKDLDGNYILLNGNQTAALLTYYLIKQWEAKGKLTGNEFIVKTIVTSELISDIAKKAGVEYFDVLTGFKWIAEVIRNLEGKKTFIGGGEESYGYMVGDFVRDKDAVVSSCIFAECAAWAADKGITLYRMLIDMYLEYGLFKEKLVNVVRKGMSGQAEIKAMMDNYRSNPPKEIAGMKVAMIKDYLLQKSQQLDTGAETPISLPKSDVLQFFLEDGSKISVRPSGTEPKIKFYFSIKARLARFEDFKAEDAKLEKKVEAIIEALGLK; this is encoded by the coding sequence ATGAGCATTGACCCGAAAATTCTTGAACGCGCCGAGAAATGGCTGCATGGAAATATAGACGAGGAAAGCAAAAATGCAATCCGTCACATGATTGATAATGACCCTAATGAACTGGCAGAGAGTTTCTATTGCGACCTGGAATTCGGTACCGGCGGACTCAGGGGTATCATGGGTGTGGGAACCAACCGTATGAACAAATACACCGTCGGAATGGCTACCCAGGGACTGGCCAATTACCTGAAACAAGTCTATACCAGCGGAGAAGAAATCCGTGTGGCCATTGCCCACGACTGCCGCAACAATAGCAGCTATTTTGCACGCATTGCTTCGGAAGTGCTCTCAGCGAATGGCATCCTCGTTTTCCTTTTCGAGGAACTGCGCCCTACCCCTGAATTATCCTTTGCTGTCAGGTACCTGCATTGCCATAGCGGGATCGTAATAACCGCCTCCCATAATCCAAAGGAATACAACGGTTATAAAGTTTATTGGAACGATGGAGCACAACTGGTGCCCCCTCACGATAAAAATGTTATTACTGAAGCTCAGAAAATCTCCTCTTTTGAACAGGTGAACTTTAATGGCGATAATCTGAAAATCAATATTATAGGTGAACTTATAGATACGGCTTACCTGGAAACCATGGCAAAATATACCCTGGCTCCTGAAGTAATAGCCCGTCACCGCGACCTGAAAATCGTTTTCACACCAATTCACGGTACAGGTATAACCCTGGTTCCTAAAGGATTGAAGCAATTTGGTTTCGATAATGTGCATATTGTTGAAGCTCAAGCCACTCCAAACGGGGACTTCCCAACCGTGAAATCACCGAACCCGGAAGAAACGGCTGCTATGGAAATGGCTCTTGCGATGGCCAAAGAAATCCAGGCCGACCTGATCCTTGCCACCGACCCTGATGCAGACCGCATTGGAGTAGGTGTAAAAGACCTCGATGGAAATTATATACTTCTCAACGGGAACCAAACTGCCGCCCTGCTCACCTACTACCTCATCAAACAATGGGAAGCCAAAGGCAAGCTAACAGGCAATGAATTTATCGTGAAGACCATTGTAACATCGGAGCTTATCAGTGATATTGCAAAGAAAGCAGGTGTTGAATATTTTGATGTACTCACCGGTTTCAAGTGGATTGCTGAAGTGATCCGCAACCTGGAAGGCAAGAAGACCTTTATCGGTGGTGGTGAAGAGAGCTACGGCTATATGGTTGGTGATTTTGTCAGGGATAAGGATGCTGTGGTATCCTCCTGCATTTTTGCCGAATGTGCTGCCTGGGCTGCTGACAAAGGAATTACCCTTTACCGCATGCTCATTGATATGTACCTCGAATACGGACTTTTCAAGGAAAAGCTGGTAAATGTGGTGCGTAAAGGCATGAGCGGACAGGCTGAGATCAAAGCCATGATGGACAATTACCGCTCCAATCCTCCCAAAGAGATTGCCGGCATGAAGGTCGCTATGATCAAGGATTATTTATTACAGAAATCGCAGCAGCTCGATACCGGTGCCGAAACACCCATCAGTCTGCCAAAGAGCGATGTTTTACAGTTCTTCCTGGAAGACGGCAGTAAGATTTCTGTCCGCCCCAGTGGAACCGAACCCAAGATTAAGTTTTATTTCAGTATAAAGGCCCGACTGGCCAGGTTTGAAGATTTTAAAGCTGAAGACGCCAAACTGGAAAAGAAGGTAGAAGCGATTATTGAAGCCTTAGGATTGAAATAA
- a CDS encoding TonB-dependent receptor, with the protein MKYNQLNIRNIILLFLISITLFPILSFAQQADTLLPAKELEPLVITAEKTAVTYSRLMRVVQVISKEDISNLPVQSIENVLEYALNTDIRSRGTFGIQADISIRGGSFDQTMILLNGVNITDPQTGHHNLDLPLDISAIERIEILQGAGARIFGPNAFNGVINIITSVENCPQAAIAGMAGEHGLYKVNGTLGLKILQSSHQFALGKSASNGFISNTDFEQFNFFYHNKIKTGKSTIEMQSGFSSKDFGANSFYTPKYPLQYEATRTLFASLRINTQKPGFSPVVYWRRHFDRFELFRSDPPSWYTSHNYHRTDVLGSNASYTFIQGKYGKTTAGYDIRYEKIVSNKLGDSLSVPISIPSEASAKYYLGKERVHAALFGEQSVYVGNFSVSAGFLVNYQAEIKGRFSIYPGLDAGYQLNELFRIYASANRTLRLPTFTDLYYNDAVSIGNPDLKPEEAISIESGVKFLKNGMSGHLAVFKRYGSNMIDWVKPTAEEKWHAENLTDVDLTGAEISFHSDFNRHFKRDCFISSVSAGYSMITANKSSDNFLSKYVLDILKHKADFQLSHRIIKNVSAHWSLSYQDRAGGYIKYVNGVAETTESAYQPFFLLDSRISWTYKGWVLYVEGSNLLDVNTIDFGNVPQPGRWIRGGFRFSPKINKC; encoded by the coding sequence ATGAAATATAATCAACTGAACATCAGGAATATAATCCTGCTTTTTCTCATTTCCATTACACTCTTCCCCATACTCTCCTTTGCACAACAGGCAGATACCTTACTCCCGGCAAAAGAACTGGAACCATTGGTCATTACTGCAGAAAAGACTGCTGTCACCTATTCACGCCTGATGCGGGTTGTGCAGGTGATCAGTAAGGAAGATATCAGTAATCTTCCGGTGCAGAGTATCGAAAATGTGCTGGAATATGCGCTGAATACTGATATCCGTAGTCGGGGAACTTTCGGGATACAGGCTGATATCAGTATTCGGGGAGGCTCGTTTGATCAGACAATGATATTGCTTAATGGAGTAAATATCACTGATCCTCAGACAGGGCATCATAACCTGGATCTACCGCTGGATATTTCAGCCATTGAAAGGATTGAAATTCTTCAGGGAGCCGGTGCCAGGATCTTTGGCCCCAATGCATTCAATGGCGTAATCAATATTATCACCTCTGTTGAGAATTGCCCCCAGGCAGCCATTGCGGGAATGGCAGGTGAACATGGATTATACAAGGTCAATGGAACTTTAGGCCTAAAAATCTTGCAGAGTTCTCATCAGTTCGCTTTAGGGAAATCAGCCTCAAATGGGTTCATTTCCAACACTGATTTTGAGCAGTTTAATTTCTTTTATCACAATAAAATCAAAACCGGGAAATCCACAATCGAAATGCAATCAGGGTTTTCCTCAAAGGATTTTGGTGCCAATAGTTTCTATACTCCTAAGTATCCACTGCAATATGAGGCCACTCGTACACTGTTTGCCTCACTCAGGATCAATACCCAAAAGCCGGGATTCTCACCTGTGGTCTACTGGAGGAGGCATTTTGACCGATTTGAGCTATTCAGAAGTGATCCACCTTCCTGGTATACATCACATAATTACCACAGAACAGACGTGCTTGGTTCCAATGCCAGCTATACCTTCATCCAGGGCAAGTATGGCAAAACAACGGCAGGCTATGATATCAGGTATGAGAAGATCGTTTCCAATAAACTGGGAGATTCCCTCTCCGTTCCCATTTCCATTCCTTCTGAAGCATCCGCCAAATACTATTTGGGAAAGGAAAGAGTACATGCTGCACTTTTTGGTGAGCAATCAGTATATGTTGGGAATTTCAGTGTATCTGCCGGATTTTTAGTCAATTACCAGGCTGAAATCAAAGGCCGTTTTTCAATCTATCCCGGATTGGATGCCGGTTACCAACTTAATGAGCTGTTCAGGATTTATGCTTCGGCAAACCGCACACTCCGGCTGCCTACCTTTACCGATCTTTATTATAATGATGCTGTAAGTATTGGCAACCCGGATTTGAAACCGGAAGAAGCTATCAGCATCGAAAGTGGGGTCAAATTCCTGAAGAATGGGATGTCGGGGCACCTGGCTGTCTTTAAGCGCTATGGCAGCAATATGATCGATTGGGTAAAACCAACTGCTGAAGAGAAATGGCATGCTGAAAATCTCACAGATGTCGACCTGACAGGAGCAGAAATCTCCTTCCATTCCGATTTCAACCGTCACTTTAAGAGAGATTGCTTTATTTCCTCTGTATCTGCAGGTTATTCCATGATTACTGCCAATAAATCGAGTGACAATTTTCTCTCAAAATATGTTCTGGATATTCTAAAGCATAAAGCAGATTTCCAGTTGAGCCACCGGATTATAAAAAACGTTTCAGCCCATTGGAGCCTCTCCTACCAGGATCGAGCCGGGGGATATATCAAATATGTAAATGGAGTTGCAGAAACAACAGAATCCGCTTACCAACCTTTCTTTCTTCTCGATTCAAGGATTTCCTGGACATACAAGGGATGGGTTCTCTATGTTGAAGGCTCAAACCTATTGGATGTAAATACCATCGACTTCGGGAATGTCCCTCAACCCGGGCGATGGATTCGCGGGGGATTTCGCTTCTCTCCAAAGATTAATAAGTGCTGA